Proteins encoded within one genomic window of Cucumis sativus cultivar 9930 chromosome 3, Cucumber_9930_V3, whole genome shotgun sequence:
- the LOC101211882 gene encoding AUGMIN subunit 1 isoform X1: MSDIMSPAVDSDSKMGSDPTSRIAEVKEWLGSEFGRAGKEVPDFEYTPFSVSHLHNLCNLSQAKTRAAEILAKDFRLKAAEYRAQEARIREILESVGMAQENLPSNVVSSAQVLANVANLLNIRDTELSSFLVAMGDFSLRKISVEEKRAKVEKDSKVLLDHTRKAIARLTYLKRTLAQLEDDVAPCEAQMDNWKTNLAVMAAKERQYMQQCANYKAMLNRVGYSPDISHGILVEMAEHRKELEKKTKPMLDTLRSYQDLPPDKALAALAIEDKKRQYAAAEKYLEDVLHSALTTTQ; the protein is encoded by the exons ATGAGCGATATAATGTCACCGGCGGTCGATTCCGATTCGAAAATGGGATCAGATCCAACCAGTCGAATTGCCGAAGTGAAAGAGTGGTTGGGATCTGAATTCGGCAGGGCAGGCAAAGAAGTTCCCGATTTTGAATACACCCCTTTTAGCGTCTCTCATTTGCACAATCTCTGCAATCTCTCCCAAGCAAAGACACGCGCCGCCGAGATTCTGGCCAAAGACTTCCGCCTCAAGGCCGCCGAGTACCGCGCCCAAG AGGCGAGAATCAGAGAGATTTTGGAGAGCGTAGGGATGGCACAGGAGAATTTACCCTCCAATGTGGTTTCATCGGCGCAAGTTCTTGCTAATGTGGCAAATTTGTTGAACATTAGGGATACTGAGCTCAGTAg CTTTCTGGTTGCAATGGGGGATTTTTCTTTGAGGAAAATAAGTGTTGAGGAGAAGAGGGCAAAGGTGGAGAAGGATTCTAAGGTTCTACTTGATCATACTCGAAAGGCAATAGCTAGATTAACATATTTGAAGAG AACATTAGCACAGCTAGAAGATGATGTAGCTCCATGTGAAGCTCAAATGGATAATTGGAAGACAAATTTAGCTGTAATGGCTGCCAAGGAGAGGCAGTATATGCAGCAATGTGCCAACTACAAG GCAATGCTTAATCGTGTGGGTTACTCACCAGATATTAGTCATGGGATACTGGTGGAAATGGCTGAGCATAGGAAAGAGttggagaagaaaacaaagccCATGCTTGATACTTTAAGGAGCTACCAAGATCTTCCCCCT GATAAAGCTTTGGCTGCTTTAGCAATTGAGGACAAGAAAAGGCAGTATGCTGCAGCTGAAAAGTATCTTGAAGATGTTCTTCATTCTGCACTCACCACAACACAGTAG
- the LOC101211882 gene encoding AUGMIN subunit 1 isoform X2 gives MDNWKTNLAVMAAKERQYMQQCANYKAMLNRVGYSPDISHGILVEMAEHRKELEKKTKPMLDTLRSYQDLPPDKALAALAIEDKKRQYAAAEKYLEDVLHSALTTTQ, from the exons ATGGATAATTGGAAGACAAATTTAGCTGTAATGGCTGCCAAGGAGAGGCAGTATATGCAGCAATGTGCCAACTACAAG GCAATGCTTAATCGTGTGGGTTACTCACCAGATATTAGTCATGGGATACTGGTGGAAATGGCTGAGCATAGGAAAGAGttggagaagaaaacaaagccCATGCTTGATACTTTAAGGAGCTACCAAGATCTTCCCCCT GATAAAGCTTTGGCTGCTTTAGCAATTGAGGACAAGAAAAGGCAGTATGCTGCAGCTGAAAAGTATCTTGAAGATGTTCTTCATTCTGCACTCACCACAACACAGTAG
- the LOC101212127 gene encoding phosphatidylinositol 3,4,5-trisphosphate 3-phosphatase and protein-tyrosine-phosphatase PTEN1, producing the protein MGIKFSKPNQVKVDNLSLQHHLINYLSKSFYIRNLVSKQRRRMLVAGYDLDMSYITDHVLAMSFPAERMRAVYRNPLWQVKSVLDMRHQGHYKIYNLCIEESYDPSHFHGRVESFPFDDNHVPHLQMIKIFCDNVSSWLSSHPKNIAVIHCMAGKGRTGLMVCAYLVYCGMSVEDALQLYAQRRTTNNEGVSIPSQRRYVGYWSRCLSFPRGVYNGPPEVKLPKPCRRELQRIRLYDAVNTESIFFVVSESQEVPSQLYRPSAELTRKCCRQFKSGYERSNSPRYFLSFVEGENEGNKSEVEPHLVVQMDTECSALYNKTCLDYNFEKPLPLTGDVRIIFYAKMFGGRLFYACFNTAFIKNSLLQLRLQDLDKVGKKGRSICGPSFCLELVFGPANAKHLFSTSSDDNDDPQSDLS; encoded by the exons ATGGGgattaaattttcaaagcCAAATCAGGTGAAGGTGGACAACCTTAGTCTGCAACACCACCTGATCAATTATCTCTCGAAAAGCTTTTACATCCGTAACTTGGTATCTAAGCAAAGGAGACGCATGCTTGTTGCTGGATACGATCTTGACATGTCATACATCACTGATCATGTATTGGCAATGTCATTTCCTGCGGAACGGATGCGCGCAGTGTATCGTAATCCCCTATGGCAGGTTAAGTCTGTATTGGACATGAGGCATCAAGGACATTACAAG ATCTATAATCTCTGCATTGAAGAATCATATGATCCATCACATTTTCATGGGCGCGTGGAGTCATTTCCTTTCGACGATAATCATGTTCCACATCTACAGATGATCAAAATCTTCTGTGACAATGTCTCTTCATGGTTATCATCCCACCCAAAGAATATTGCGGTTATACATTGCATG GCTGGAAAAGGTCGAACAGGATTGATGGTATGTGCCTATTTGGTTTACTGTGGCATGTCAGTGGAGGATGCCCTTCAGCTGTATGCTCAGAGGCGGACAACCAATAACGAAGGA GTATCAATTCCAAGCCAACGACGGTATGTTGGCTACTGGTCAAGGTGCCTTTCCTTTCCCAGGGGAGTTTATAATGGACCTCCCGAGGTGAAGTTGCCCAAACCATGTCGGAGGGAATTGCAAAGAATTCGACTTTATGACGCAGTTAACACTGAATCAATTTTCTTTGTGGTCTCAGAATCGCAGGAG GTTCCTTCTCAGCTATACCGTCCATCTGCGGAACTTACCAGGAAATGTTGCAGACAATTTAAGAGTGGATATGAAAGAAGTAATAGTCCTCGTTATTTTCTATCTTTTGTTGAAGGCGAAAATGAAGGGAACAAGTCCGAAGTAGAGCCTCATCTTGTTGTTCAAATGGATACTGAGTGTTCCGCACTATACAACAAAACCTGCCTTGACTACAATTTTGAGAAGCCTCTACCA CTAACGGGAGATGTGCGCATCATATTCTACGCAAAGATGTTTGGAGGTCGTCTCTTCTATGCATGCTTCAACACAGCATTCATTAAAAACAGCTTGCTACAG CTAAGGTTGCAGGATTTGGACAAAGTTGGGAAAAAGGGAAGGTCAATTTGTGGTCCTTCCTTCTGCTTGGAGTTAGTATTTGGTCCTGCCAATGCAAAACACTTGTTTTCGACTTCATCGGACGACAATGATGATCCTCAAAGTGATTTGTCTTGA
- the LOC101211648 gene encoding eukaryotic translation initiation factor 3 subunit I — translation MRPILMKGHERPLTFLKYNRDGDLLFSCAKDHNPTVWYADNGERLGTYRGHNGAVWCCDVSRDSMRLITGSADQTAKLWNVQTGQQLFSFNFDSPARAVDFSVGDKLAVITTDPFMELPSAIHVKRIARDPSEQTGESVLLLKGPQGRINRAVWGPLNKTIISAGEDAVVRIWDSETGKLLKESDKEIGHKKTVTSLTKSSDGSHFITGSLDKSAKLWDTRTLTLIKTYVTERPVNAVTMSPLLDHVVLGGGQDASAVTTTDHRAGKFEAKFYDKILQEEIGGVKGHFGPINALAFNPDGKSFSSGGEDGYVRLHHFDPDYFNIKI, via the exons ATGCGTCCAATTTTGATGAAAGGCCATGAACGGCCTTTAACTTTCCTCAAGTACAATAGGGATGGCGATCTTCTTTTCTCTTGCGCCAAGGATCATAACCCCACCGTCTGGTACGCCGACAACGGCGAGCGATTGGGGACTTATCGTGGTCATAATGGTGCCGTTTGGTGCTGTGATGTCTCCA GAGATTCAATGCGGCTTATCACTGGAAGTGCTGATCAGACGGCAAAGTTATGGAACGTACAGACTGGACAGCAACTCTTCTCCTTCAATTTCGATTCACCTGCTAGGGCAGTTGATTTTTCTGTCGGTGATAAGCTTGCAGTTATTACCACTGATCCTTTTATGGAGTTGCCTTCTGCTATTCATGTTAAACGCATTGCCAGAGACCCCTCGGAAC AGACTGGTGAATCTGTGCTGCTTCTTAAAGGTCCCCAAGGAAGAATCAATAGAGCTGTTTGGGGACCTTTAAATAAGACCATCATAAGTGCAGGAGAAGATGCTGTTGTTCGCATTTGGGATTCTGAG ACAggtaaacttttgaaagaatCAGACAAGGAGATCGGCCATAAGAAAACAGTAACTTCCCTTACGAAATCCTCTGATGGTTCACATTTTATTACTGGTTCTTTGGACAAGTCTGCTAAG CTGTGGGATACTAGAACATTGACGCTTATCAAGACGTATGTGACAGAACGCCCCGTCAATGCAGTTACAATGTCTCCACTTCTTGACcat GTGGTGCTTGGTGGTGGTCAGGATGCTTCAGCTGTGACAACAACTGATCATCGTGCAGGAAAGTTTGAAGCTAAATTTTATGACAAG ATCCTTCAAGAAGAGATTGGAGGTGTGAAAGGGCATTTTGGACCCATCAATGCTCTCGCTTTCAATCCCGACGGAAAGAG tttttcaagTGGAGGTGAAGATGGTTATGTAAGACTGCATCATTTCGACCCCGACTACTTCAACATCAAGATTTAA